The Sesamum indicum cultivar Zhongzhi No. 13 linkage group LG6, S_indicum_v1.0, whole genome shotgun sequence genomic interval ggtattttagtcaatgCATATTTTGTCTACCGAAAAATTgactaatttataataatacaaaaaataatttaattaatttatttaaaaaatatttaaaataatgttaaataatattatataggGGTAtgttatgattaatttgaatataataagaagctaccaaaaaataaataaatatatagagttAAGCAATGGAGGACAACCTACTCCCATGTTTTTTGgccatcttttattttgtattatttgtcAACAAGACATAGACTAGATGACAAGGTATGATTGCACgggaaattttaattcaaatcggGTGTGGtcagattttaattaattatatgataaatatgatatatttattatataattgatatacaatttaaatagattgataaattacataataaataggaaaaatgcaagcaacccccttgtgatatcccaaatgagtaaattatccccttgtgaaaaaataaatagcgatttacctccctatattttttaaaatacaacaatttatccccctatgatttttaaaatgaagcaatctacctccctatataaggaggtaaattgctttatttaaaaaagtatagggaggtaaattgctatatttttttcatagtggggtaatgtgctcatttttaatatcacagggggataaattgttattcaccccataataaatatactacacttattatatgattggttCAATCCATATCATTCGATATGAATAACAAATTTTGGCAACGGGGGTTCGTCATTGCATTGCCAAGTGAATTGAAAAGGGCTCTcctgaaatttattataattataaatatcttcttcttatttgaaaaattacaaataccttcatgaaattataaatattctaacaTATACTCTCAATAATAGACTGCCACAATAGAGTATTTGTTAGGGTATTTGTAGTTCGagagatattgataattttttgaataatgaaaaagtatttataattgtaacaAATTTTAGGTGAGCTCGTCcgtaatttactctaattttaaaagtagaaAACCTAAAACGGATCGTCCAGAAAATTTAGGTTATATTTGCATGGAATGATTtggatttgagaaaataaatcgagcaatatttcataaaatatagttcaaaatgaaagtcgAAGAATCTGAAATCCTTACCTTCAAATCCGACTATCCAAACACAACGCTAGATGaataagttttttctttttttttttctaaaaaaaaaagtcggATAGCTCCAACTTCGATTACTATCATGGACCAAGGTACAccttcaaaattataagtcGCTTACAAGGGTACTTATAAATTATCAGCAAATGCAATCACAACATcagaacaaaaacaaacacaatcttttaatagaaaataagttatttttattaaattgattcGACATGAGTTTGCAAATTAATCTGGTTCTGGATGTACAGACATAGATTGGTGAATccatactaattaatataaaatagaaagtCACATTTCACTCACAACTAACGGTTTGCGACACTACaacactaaattttaaatatgaataatatcattaaatattcATACCAATATAACTACTTATTTATTGGAATAGTtcacattatttttcaattgtcgatatactattatatttatcctccGAGTTTACTCATTTAATCACTTAACcaacttctaattttatattaatttttaattttaaaatttatactatatCTATCTGAATATGTGTACATAAATTCTGTGTGCCACGCTGGCTAATTTACGTAAAAGCTCGAATGTAGTCCAACAAGGCAACAAGACCAGAAATCTTATATTTTACTGGTGTGTTTGGTTTAGGGCATCAAGTAGATTCCATGTTTGGTTAGGTTTTGGATTAAAAACAGTACTGAGCTCAATAATTGGAAATaagattttgaattatatattgcTGGAAGACTTTGTTCTGTAATGATATGCAATTAATGGttgagaattaaattaaattaaattgttcgATATTTGATTGAAGTTAATCATTAAAAGCTGGTATTAATTCGATTTGTTAAGTTTAGGAAAATAATcttgaacaaaattttttatttgataaacttttaaattcgACACGAGTTCTATTCGATTaatgcaaaataataaaatatataattaaaatattagattattCAAGCTCAATTCGTATTTGATCCAACTAAAATTCGTTTGAGCTAATTAGagtaataattagattaagTTTAGATAAacttagataattatatatacgaCTCGGTTCAGGTCATTTACAACCCTATATATAGTATGGGAATCACACAACTTCTGCCTTATTCCCTTTTCTTGTAATCATGTCATATATTTtcgataatatatttattttatcaattaaaagttACTCAtatcaatacatatatattttttatataaatgatatcccctcaattattttttctaaagcaCAAAACAAGGGATGTAGGGCTTTAGTTACACAAACCAGTTGGACTAACCATGATGACCCATGAACAAAGTATTAAGCCCATAGCTCAAATCTTTACAACTAACTTAACAGGCCAAAAAATGAGCCCGATATAGCAAGGTGACTCAGCGGATTACAAAGATTCCACATCACAAGGATTTTTAAAGTCTTGGGACACgtcatattgaaattttttaacaaactcTTCTTAGATCTGCAGTGGCCGACttggtaaaaataaattatacaaactcGCTGAACTAAGGCTGACTGGGAATGACTCATTCCAATGGTCATATCTCCTTTCAGATAagtcaaaattttcatccattttttttgttagttaacTAACTCATCTTTCACACGGTGTATCTTATGTTGCAACTACTTCCAAATTTCGCTCTCATCTGGCTTATAAATAGAGGTCATTATGCAGCCATAAGGGTGACAAGTATAACTCATTCTTATGCACTATTCTCTCTTGTTTTTACCAAGTTCTTGGCATATTTTATACTCCACACACTCtttattatatcatttcaGTATTTCAACGTCTCTCAACTATTATTATACCATTATTCTCATATTGCATCAagttttatgatatttatccTTTAAATCAATTTGCTAATTTAAGTATCGTAGTGTTAACCTCTATTTTGTAGATTAGTCCTTCTTTGATGTTAGAAATATTTGTGAAGATCCTTCGACTATCGTGGTGCTACTAGACTCTAGTACACGCTATTGACACTGTCTATTGGAACGCTTGAACTAAAGGCGTGAGAAATGGACAATTCTAATAATGCATGTAACAATGGCTCCTTTGTGGGAAACACTTCTTCTCTGTTGTAGCGGGATATAACGCACCACCTTAGGATCAGACCTTGGGGGAGTCCAATGTTCCTGCTCCCACTATCAATTCATTGGTCTTACCATCTGTCTTTGCTCTATTCTTTTATGAATAACTAGCAGGTTCATTGATGCTGTTTTCAACACAACCTTCCTTGACCTTCTTGCTCCTACTACAAGCACGAGAGTAGGTCAAACGCCTCTACCTGTTGTTGGCAACTCTCTTTTTTGTGAACAACTCAACAGGCTCATTGCCATTGAGGCCAACTTACCCTTCGATGATCTCCTACTCTTATTGTCGATAGAGGAGTAGGGTAGACGCCATACTTGGAGAAACTCAACGCCTAAGAAGGACAAAAAGACAACCCCTGCTCTGCTCCAACACTATGGACTTCACCTTGTTGATCCTAGAACTTCGTCAGTAGGTAAGAAAGGAGATTCCTCACCTAAAGCAAGGAATCCCCTTCAGCAAAGGGATGATGGCTCAAGAACATCCTGCCGATTTCATAGCACCAACACATCTACCAACATTTTTAGAGTGTTACAAagtataaatacattaatttaatttaatgttatgaataaataacttcataatatttatattatagatctaaaattatattaatagtaACATAATTAGTAAAGATAtagaatatatgaaattatctaAACACTTACACATAGATTACTATagttacatttattaatttaaaaaatatcattgaattatgaaaaagtTCAATATTCTTAGAGAATTTTAagagtatatttatatagggaaagtttttattttgaattaaattatataataaattcatataaatatatataaacattaaaatgTCATTCTATAGAAATGTGAgagttattatgaaaaatatatttgatgcaAGCAAAAATTGGTACTCTTGTCTAGTTGAAGCTCACagcaatgaaataaaatggtAGAGTACAAGTGAATAAATGAAACTGATATTACTCgttaattgtatacaaatAAGAAATTGGAGGTAGAATTCATTCGGTTAGATAAAATCGAATATCTCACGAATTTGTTAGAGGATTCCCATGAAGTTGGTAAAATATTATCTCAAGTGGTTAGATAAGTCAAAATCCACGATAAATTCGGTTGACGGTCATTTCCAAGCGATTGAAGTTTCTCTACGAATTTGATGGATGATTATCCCTCAGCGGTAGAAGGATCCACGATCCTCGGGGATGGTTGGAGTCAGCTACGGATGAGGATGTCTTCTGGTGATAAGGATGCCAACATGGAGTTTCAGAGAGGTGGCTAAGGCGACGCTTTTCCCCAGTCGAAGCCCAAACTTTAACGATTTAGGGGCTTTGATTGGGTGTGCAACATCTCCCACGGAAGCGGCTGATACTTATTTGATTCTGTAGGATATGTTTTCAGATATCCTATTTGGATGCCACCTAGAAAACCCATGGGCACTACGTGATATGGGGTTCTACTTTGGTCAGGGAATTCTAAATCCCTAAGTTTTCTTGTGAGTCTGTGAGGCACTCTTGGATCTGAGCCTCCTCGAATTTGGATCATTTGGGCCTTTTGGGGTCAATTTACTTCTTCTCGACACCTTCTGTCGGACTCCATGGAGGTTCTGGCTTTTTTTTATGGAACCTTGGGCCTTTACACGAACTAGGCCTTGAGGGCATCTTGAGTCTTGCATTTTTTGGGCTCTTacaatttctttcttcctttgaATTGCTTGGGTCTTTTTAGCTCAGCCCATTTTTACATACTTGAACTAATTCGGCTGAGGGCACCTTGAGTCCTGCATTCTTTGAGCTcgtatgatttttttcttcctttgaaCTACACTCGGGCTACTTTTATTAATTCGTCACTAATTTGAGTTTTGAaggttttaatatattttttacaaagtcTAATTATTAAAGCTTGGAAAAGTCCAAAAAAATcggtgtaattattttaataatatcagaaaaaaaaattacacaagtAGTGTTGttctgaatttttcaaaaatacagGCGGCACCGTGATTTTTAATCGCGGTGctaccatttttattttaaaaaaaatagaagaaatcgCGATgccttttcttatttaaaaaaaaacaaaaatttagtgCCACCGCGATATTAATTCCCAGTgccattttctatttaaaaaaaaatagatatttttgtcCCTAAGGATTGTGCCTATTTCATCTTCAAATTAATACTACACATggtttatcaattaatatgatGCGGATGGTTTATCAATTTAGAAATCAATTTAGATGGTTAATAATATGGGTATactacattaatattttttgagattagatcaaattacacaaacaccgtctgtgttttatattaaattaaaattatttttctataaaaatatattctaataataataataaaaaaaaataattttttgctcgATATCGTTACTTCAATTAAGTTACGCGATATAATTGatgtcaattttgattttatttcttttaaaatataagttacGAATAAATTTgctcttaaatattttaattagttatttaccttcttattatattatgtcgtttcgaataatatttaattgtgtatgtatattatcatctttaatttcttcttccctttttttttttaagtaaattacaatgatttctattaaaatttggtataattataaatatttttttattgtttgaaaattgtcATCAATACCCCCTGATCTTAACAACcatctaacaattagctcaattaattagttttcgAAAGTACGTAATATAATAAGAAGATAAATGACCAATTAAAACATTTAGGAGCCAATTTATtcgtaatttatattttaaaagaaataaaattaaaactgacAACAATTATATCACGTGACTTAATTGAAGTAATGATACcgagcaaaaaaattattattagtagaatatatttttacatgcaaaaataattttaatttaatataaatcacagatggtgtttgtgtaatttgatttaacctaaaaaaatattaatgtagtTTACTCATATTATTAACCATCTAAATTGATTTCTAAATTGATAAACCATCcgtatcatattaattaataaactatgtatattattaatttaaagacgAAATAGACACAATCCTTAGGACAAaaacatctatattttttttatatagaaaatggCACCGTGAATTGATTTCGCGGTGCCActgagtttttcttttttttttttcttttaaataagaaaataaataaaaatggaagcACCGTGATTAAAAATTGCGGTGTCGTCtatatctttaaaaatttcaaaacaacactaattttgtaattttttttttaatattattaaaataatttctccaaaaaaatcatacacaATCGGCTCGACTCGAGTGTTTTTTCTTGCTTCGAGACTTCACTTAAAGTAAATTAGCCctaaaaaaaagacaaattttaacattagtTGAGACTTTGAATTGGGTGAAATTTGGAAGGTCCCAGTTCCTAAACCCTCTATTGTGTGATGCTCTCTATCCTGCTTAAACCTCTGCACTTCACATTTCCCCGTCGCTCTGccaccgccaccgccaccGCTGCCGCCGCCGCCGCTGTTAGGGGCATGAGCTCTTCCCTCGACTCCGGGGGCTTGACCCAGCGAATGTTTCAGCTCAAGGTCGACCCTCTCACTGGAAGATCAGAATGGGTCGTtattgaagaagaggaagaagataTTGGGAACCAAACTACTCCAAAAGCCCTTCTTGCTGCTACGTCGTATCTTGACATGCTTAATGATTCCCGCCGCAACAGAGCCTTCCGTCAGGCCATTGACAAGACCGTCACTGGACCCTGCCATGTTCTTGATATTGGGTACACTTGGAgaagatttataatttaaaattaaaaaaagaaagataattttGTTAGCAATAGTAATGTTCACTCATTTTGCTCGGTATTCTTGGAACTTTGTGTAAATGGGAATAGGACTGAATTTAGATTATTGTATAGCAAGGAGTAGAGTgctattatatgattaatcaagctcattttcaatatatcttaTTATCCTTTTATGTGTTCTTTTTGGTTAAAAGAAACTAGAAAGAtggaaaatgaattttgagtTTTCACAATTACTGCTCATAAACCAGATTTAATAGCCTGTGTTGGAAAAAATGTTTGAAATTTATGCTTGGAAATCCAGACCTGGCATAACCTTTAATGCTGCTGAGATCAGCTAAATTCCTTGATAAGTGGTTGTGATGCGAGTTTTTTTATGGGTAAGACTTAGGTATGGGTATATTTTGGACAGTGCAGGAACAGGATTGCTGTCAATGATGGCAGCTCAGGCCATGGGCCTTTCTGATTCAAAGGGGAGCTCCGGTTTAAATGGGATGGTGACAGCTTGCGAGTCATACCTTCCCATGGTAAAATTAATGAAGAAGGTTCTCCGGGCCAATGGCATGGATGGAAAAATACGCATCATAAACAAGAGGTCAGATGAGCTGGACATCGGAGTCGATATCCCTTCACGTGCTGATGTTCTTGTGAGTACAAAGTTAATGATACCTATGAAACTCTGCTGGTAATAATCCTTGGCGTTAAGCATAAGTTTGGACTCTGTAGTGTAACTATAAATGTACTTGTAATTGTGGATAAGATGGTTGTTGCCTATGGATCGTCATCCGATCTCTTGAAAGAAGAAGATCATGATTGATACAAACATCTTCGTGTAGATTATGATGAACTGTTCTTAAGCAAAAGCACAAGAAGCACTTTCTGCTTTTCTCCCTTCCTTGAACTTAAGAGCAGAGGTTATGCGTCTCTGTTTGAATGCATTATTTCCCTGTATGATGTCCTTTGAGTAACTGGCATGCTGGCTAAGTCACCACCAAAAATGTGCGAGCATCTGTACTTACTTTGATGTGTACTTCAATTGTCTATTATTCAGAATGTCCTCTCCACACATTTCTTTAATGTTATTGAACTGCATAAGTAGAATAATTCCAATTTTCAGGTGTCTTCCATGATGCTGTTCAACTCAGTGCTGTGCATCATTACCTGACTATATGCCATTTAGTTTTGATAAAAGAACTCGTATGGCAGAATTCTTTCGGTGCATTTATGAGTGTAGTTGTGACATTAATCTTCTCTGTGGTTGTATGTTATTATGATGCAGGTTAGTGAGATCCTAGACTCGGAGTTATTAGGTGAAGGGCTAATTCCAACTCTACAGCATGCACATGACAAACTATTAATAGAATATCCCCAAACAGTACCTTACCGTGCAACAATTTATGGTCAGGTAATTGATAAAAGCTACTCTGTTCTCCAACAAGTTACATATTTGCTAACTGACCTCAGCTGGTCGATTTTCATCTATCTTTTGTGGCTCAAGACACCTCCTCCATTCTTTTAATGAGGAAATTTGGCTGACTGAGTCTCTTCTACATATTCTGTATGTTGcattagataatattttctacTGTTTTAGTGTCGTGCTAGAGTTTGGGTCTGACTTTGCTGGtgcatataaacatatatgtaaaattcCTGTGTATGTGATTTTCATTATTCCTTACAGCTGGTTGAATGCCCATATCTATGGGagatgcatgatctagttaaTAGAGAGGCAGCAGTATCAGATGGCATTCGTCTTGTTCCAAATGGGATGTTTGACCTTTTAGGCATCAAAAGACAACAATACGCAATGCATTGTAATTCAATGAAAGAAGGAATCAAACTGGTAATGATTATATGCCTAATGGGGGATTCTTCCTTTGCGTAAATAAATGTTTGTTATcctatcaaatttatattaacatgCATTCTGTCCAATCTGGTACTTTTGTCCAGCTATCAGAGCCCTTCAAAGTTTTTGATTTTGACTTCTGGAGAAGGCCGGACAGTTCTCGTGAAACTGAGCTGCAAATAAAGGCTACCAATGATGGTACTGTTCATGCTATCATCTCATGGTACATGATTTTGCAAGTAGGTAATTTCTTACATGTATTACCCAGGCTCAATTATGAAAAAGTTGTCCTAATGCAGGTGGTTGCTTCAGCTTGACAGTGAAGGAACAATCTTCTACTCTACAGGGCCAGATTGGGTACACTGCCCTTCTGATTTGAAAGAGTTAAATTCATCCTTCCCAAGTAAGTTAAGCCAGTCGTTAGTATTCTTAAACATGCATTTATCAAATCAGGAAGTATTCTTGATGTAATTAAATTGTGGTACTGGTCAACCTTTGCAAAACTGACTTCAGAAGGTAGAGGCAatactttttgtttgtaatttacGCCTTTTGAAATTAAGGTTTATGCAATAAAGTAATCCACTGTGAAGATGTGCCTATATATTGTGCTTCACTAGGCTCTGGGAATTGGTGTGACCATTGGAAACAAAGTGTTTGGTTCACCTCAAGCTCAGGTCTCCACGTGTTTAAAGATGAAGAGGTTTTGTTACATGCTGTTCATACTGAAACGAGCATCTCATATCAATTCGAGACTTCACAAGACAAGAAAAGTGTCACACTGCATGATTTCTGTATTCCGGATTGTCAGATTGTTCTGCCACCAGAAAGAATTGCTTTATATGGAGATAACTGTTGGAGATGTTTAATGCTTAATGCCCTCCGGAAAGCTGTAAGATTGTTTCATCCTTGAcagagtataattattcaaaaatgcTTAATTCTACCACTGATCTGACCTCCAAAAGTGAATATATGGCTTAGACGTGTTAGAGGTTGTTTTGCCTTGAGTTTAGTCATTTCTTATTTTGCAGTTTGATTTATTCTCTGCTTTTTGCTCTTTATGTTGACCCTCAGTAGTTATTCATTTCCATCTAATACTCCTGTTTCTGGACCAAGACCGGGGACGCTTCATGAACATGAAACGCTTGCTCCCTAATTGAAACACATCAAGATGTGCAATAATGAACAAAATGAGTTTTGGCCAAAGAAGTTTCTTACCGTTGCATTTGGTTGAGTGTTCTCTTTCTTAGTTTTTTTGAATGTGTATGTTTTTTCCCATTAATGGTGAAGTGGAGTTtacttttctaaatatatgatgTGATGTGAATGGTATCTAATTGTTATTTCATTCCCCTAGACCCAATTTTTTGCCTCTTGTATTAGTTCCAATTCTAGTGGTAACAATTCAGACAATACCCTGCATAGTCTACACTGAGGCTTTGTGGTGCTCTCATTTATGTCAATCTATTCGTAGCTCTCCATAGTTGCAGACATGCTTATACCTATTACCTATCCAGCTTTGCTGTTGaagtaattcaaaattttcattgggTTTGCCTGTAAACTTTCTGCAAAGTATTTACCTCAACATGTTGGAATGCATGAGCAGAAATTTCTGATTATTGTTGCTCAGATCTATAAGGAATTTCATTATTCTTTCTATTCCTTACCTCATGTTTTCATCTATTATTTGACTTAAacttttcttctattttcttttcatttttcagttGCGTCAGAGTGTACATCAGTTGTGTTTAGTTGCAGATGATAGCATTTTCTTGGCAATTGCTGTTGCTCATCTTTGTAAGAGTTCACATGTGATTCCCTTGTTTCCTGGACTTGGGAATAAGGGTTCAGAATATCTGCAAAGAGTTGCTGCAGCCAATAACTATACCATGGATCGCATAGAAATTCTAAAGAAGAAGGACCTGCAATCTACTCTACAAGATTCAAATCAGAGAAAGGTaaacaaattcatatttagatctttcacataaaaaatttctggGTTTGAGAATGATCCATTGACGAGCTAACTTGTGGTACTTTAACATATCTTCTTGGCCATTTATCATGAATTATCTCTTTCCTGATCTAATGGCTGTTGCTAATCTGCTTTAAATACTTGAATGGCATATCTATTCTGCAGATTAGCTTGTTTGTCGCGGAGCCATTTTACTATGGAAATGATAGCGTGCTTCCCTGGCAAAATCTGCGATTTTGGTAGGTCTTACAGCTGACTTTCATTGGTAGCTTTTATGATTACTAAAGCAGCATAGTGTCTAGCCCTGAGAAAAATAAGATCAGAAAGATGATTGGATCCCTTTTAGGATGATGTGAGATTCAATCTCATTATTTGACTTTGTATGAGCCACCAATTCTTCTTTTCCGCTATCTTCCTAACCACCTCATCCTCAGTGTTGCTCTATATTTGAACCATTGCTCTCTTCTCTCCATTCCGGCACCCATCAACAGTTAAAGATTTCATGCACCAGCAGACAAAATTCCATCCAGTTTCTGACCTCTAAAAGTTAATCAACAAATGTTCGTTACTTCTCCAAGTAAAACCCAGGAGGTGGGTTATGTCCACTCGTTTTGGTTTTTCCTGAAAATCAGAGATCAATGCATATTGCTGCGGAAAATGGCAATGGTAGTTCATTCAATTAAGTGAGAGTCCAGAAATCACAAGAAATAAGAAAGCTTTAATTATAGCTTCCATGGAAATGATTCTcttctaattctaattttcCAGCTTAATATTGTTTAAGGGAAGCTATAGTCTTTGGTTTCCTGTTGAAGATCATGATGTTTTGAGTTTCTCCATTCAAGCTCCACTTCTTTTTAGTTTCTAATCTTTTGGTCGTGAATAGTCATCGCTGCTGTTTTTGCTATCCtataaattgctatttctAATTAACAATTTCAATTTGCTGTGTATTTCTAGTTTGCATTTAGAATAGTTAAAAAAACCAAGCTACTCATGTACAGCTCAAGCTTGATTGTTTGCTACTAATTTGACCTGTGTTCTAAACTTAGCTTGAGAATAATATCAGTTTGCTTGTGGAGCTACAGATAAAACCTATGTTTTATCTGAGCTTGAGCTCAAGCACAAGCCTGACAATACTCAGTTCAGCTTATTTGCACTGAAATCTCTGATCTGCTGTTGCAAAACAATGCCTTGAAGTTCCCTTGTTCTTTTATAATCTATGGCCCTTATGTTCTTTTagttcttctattttcttatGTCAGAATTATTAGAACTTATTGTGCTCTATGCAACTGATTTGAGCCCATACAATCCCAAAAGTTTCTCCAGTATTTGGCTACGGTCATTGTACCCTGTTTCTGAAACAAATTCGTTCCCTGATTAGCTTTTGGCAATAAAatgcctaattttattttattgcttCTTGGCTTTTCCAGTGCAGAAATATTAGGAACTGCTCACCTTTCTTACTCTGACCTTTTGTAGGAAGGACAGAACTTTGCTCGATTCTGTTCTTTCAAAAGATGTGCTAATAATGCCTTGCAGAGGTTTGTTGAGGGTTTGTGCAATGTACCTCCCTGTAAGTTGGTAACTTatattcatttcttgaataattTCTACACTTGAGTCAAATCAAGAGACGGTATCCCATGACGTTCTGTAGGACCTCTGGCGAAGCCGTTGTTGCCTGAAAGAAGTTGAAGGATTTGATCATTCAGCTGTCAACATGACATTAGGAGGATGTGGAGGTTTACCCAATACAGAAGAAGGTCCTTTTCTGCCTTTCTTTATTTGGCAGTGTGGAGACACCAAGGTATTCTTgtgtatttttatcataacGACCTTACATCTGTGAATTTCTATTGatatcattgtaatttttatttcaggTACTAAGTGAAACGACAACTATCTTGGAGTTTGATTTCTCAAAGCTGATGAGCCCATGTTCTGGGAAAACTCAGGTACAAATCTCTCTCTTAtactaaaaatactaaacgAGGTTCTTAACTTTCTTTATGGGAGTCGCATCTCACTGGCTTATTTACAGGTTCGATTTAGAGAATCCGGGATGTGCCATGGATTTGTGCTTTGGATTGATTGGGTGCTGGATGCAGAGGATAATACTGTCTTGTCAACGGGACCAGGTTCGTCCGTCTGGAGGAATCAATTTATATCCTCGTTGC includes:
- the LOC105164329 gene encoding protein arginine N-methyltransferase 1.6, translating into MLSILLKPLHFTFPRRSATATATAAAAAAVRGMSSSLDSGGLTQRMFQLKVDPLTGRSEWVVIEEEEEDIGNQTTPKALLAATSYLDMLNDSRRNRAFRQAIDKTVTGPCHVLDIGAGTGLLSMMAAQAMGLSDSKGSSGLNGMVTACESYLPMVKLMKKVLRANGMDGKIRIINKRSDELDIGVDIPSRADVLVSEILDSELLGEGLIPTLQHAHDKLLIEYPQTVPYRATIYGQLVECPYLWEMHDLVNREAAVSDGIRLVPNGMFDLLGIKRQQYAMHCNSMKEGIKLLSEPFKVFDFDFWRRPDSSRETELQIKATNDGTVHAIISWWLLQLDSEGTIFYSTGPDWVHCPSDLKELNSSFPSSGNWCDHWKQSVWFTSSSGLHVFKDEEVLLHAVHTETSISYQFETSQDKKSVTLHDFCIPDCQIVLPPERIALYGDNCWRCLMLNALRKALRQSVHQLCLVADDSIFLAIAVAHLCKSSHVIPLFPGLGNKGSEYLQRVAAANNYTMDRIEILKKKDLQSTLQDSNQRKISLFVAEPFYYGNDSVLPWQNLRFWKDRTLLDSVLSKDVLIMPCRGLLRVCAMYLPDLWRSRCCLKEVEGFDHSAVNMTLGGCGGLPNTEEGPFLPFFIWQCGDTKVLSETTTILEFDFSKLMSPCSGKTQVRFRESGMCHGFVLWIDWVLDAEDNTVLSTGPDKRHWKQAVKLLNEPVEVGDAHFPSTEIEACFDPSNGELTLKHAFVANQR